One window from the genome of Halonatronomonas betaini encodes:
- a CDS encoding bifunctional riboflavin kinase/FAD synthetase, whose translation MKVIYSNEFKEFDGQRSAIAIGSFDGIHRGHQAVINKTKEIARENNLSPAVFSFEPHPRQVLSPDHIPGFITSPEQKVRLLTDLNIDYYFCQEFTKKFAKKDFEEFVENILYKSLNIGHIVVGEDFSFGRGGSGNIEDLKELGEKFDFSVTPLSIINNHGDKISSTKIRHLISRGEMDEVKGLLGRYYTMAGKVVHGDARGAKLGFPTANLSLNTDYVLPAKGVYAGYVNYNGNRLRGVANFGHNPTFTVGEYRIEVFIIDLNKNLYGEDLEFSLVKYIRPEKKFDNKNDLIEAIKQDVLYSKEVLC comes from the coding sequence ATGAAAGTTATCTATAGTAATGAATTTAAAGAATTTGATGGTCAAAGGTCTGCAATTGCCATTGGTAGTTTTGATGGTATACATCGGGGACATCAGGCTGTAATAAATAAAACAAAAGAAATAGCCAGGGAGAATAATTTAAGCCCTGCTGTTTTTTCCTTTGAACCTCATCCAAGACAGGTCTTATCACCTGATCATATTCCAGGTTTTATTACTTCTCCTGAACAGAAAGTCAGGCTTTTAACTGATCTGAATATTGATTATTATTTCTGCCAGGAGTTCACTAAAAAATTTGCTAAAAAAGATTTTGAGGAATTTGTTGAAAATATATTATATAAATCATTAAATATTGGTCATATTGTCGTTGGAGAAGACTTTTCATTTGGTAGAGGTGGAAGTGGAAATATTGAGGATTTAAAGGAACTTGGGGAAAAATTTGATTTTTCTGTAACCCCTTTAAGTATTATTAATAATCACGGAGATAAGATTTCCAGTACTAAGATTAGACATTTAATATCCAGAGGAGAAATGGATGAAGTTAAAGGACTTTTAGGAAGATATTATACAATGGCCGGTAAAGTCGTCCATGGAGATGCTCGGGGAGCTAAATTAGGGTTTCCTACTGCTAATTTATCATTAAATACAGATTATGTTTTGCCTGCAAAGGGAGTTTATGCCGGGTATGTTAATTATAATGGTAATAGGTTAAGAGGAGTTGCTAACTTTGGCCATAATCCAACATTTACAGTTGGTGAATATAGAATAGAGGTATTTATAATTGATTTGAATAAAAACCTGTATGGTGAAGATTTAGAGTTTAGCCTTGTTAAATATATTAGACCTGAAAAAAAGTTTGATAATAAAAATGATTTAATTGAGGCTATTAAACAGGATGTGCTTTACAGTAAAGAGGTTTTATGTTAA
- a CDS encoding deoxyribonuclease IV, whose translation MKLGKHVSIAGGIDKAITRAAEIGCNSVQIFVNNPRGWKNSALGDELINDFKSSRKSNKINPVVVHSIYLINLASPKKNLWEKSIQGLIDDYRRSDKIGAEYLVFHPGSHTGSGEEKGILRIIDGLNKVLDETEGNTEILLENVAGAGTAIGKTIDELNEIITKLNEPERVGFCIDTCHAFSAGYDVATKEGLDQLLDKIETGPGLDKLKVLHLNDSKFELGTNKDRHAHIGEGYIGKEGFTEIINHPKLADKTFILETPWFDDLDHDPDVDILKELRK comes from the coding sequence ATGAAACTTGGTAAACATGTATCAATAGCCGGTGGAATTGATAAAGCTATTACAAGAGCAGCAGAAATTGGTTGTAATTCTGTTCAAATATTTGTGAATAATCCTCGTGGCTGGAAGAATAGTGCCCTGGGAGATGAACTAATAAATGATTTTAAAAGTTCTAGAAAATCTAATAAAATTAATCCTGTTGTTGTCCACTCAATATATTTAATTAATCTAGCATCTCCTAAGAAAAATTTATGGGAAAAATCTATTCAGGGACTGATTGATGATTATAGAAGATCTGACAAAATCGGTGCTGAATACCTGGTATTTCATCCTGGAAGTCATACTGGCTCTGGCGAAGAAAAAGGAATTTTAAGAATTATTGATGGTTTAAATAAGGTGCTGGATGAAACTGAAGGAAATACTGAAATATTATTAGAGAATGTTGCCGGGGCAGGGACTGCTATCGGTAAAACTATCGATGAACTCAATGAAATTATAACTAAGTTGAATGAGCCAGAAAGAGTTGGTTTTTGTATTGATACCTGCCATGCTTTTTCTGCTGGTTATGATGTCGCTACTAAAGAGGGTTTAGATCAATTGCTTGATAAGATTGAAACTGGCCCAGGTTTAGATAAACTTAAAGTATTGCATTTAAATGATTCTAAATTTGAATTAGGAACAAATAAAGATAGACATGCCCATATTGGTGAAGGTTATATTGGGAAAGAAGGATTTACTGAGATAATAAATCATCCTAAATTAGCTGATAAAACATTTATATTAGAAACTCCGTGGTTTGATGATCTTGACCATGATCCTGATGTTGATATATTAAAAGAACTCAGGAAATAG
- the rpsO gene encoding 30S ribosomal protein S15, with translation MISKERKEEVIKEYQREEGDTGSPEVQIALLTERIKELTEHLKEHKNDNHSRRGLLKMVGRRKRMLKYLQNNDVERYRELISSLGIRK, from the coding sequence ATGATAAGTAAAGAGAGAAAAGAAGAGGTTATCAAGGAATACCAGAGAGAAGAAGGAGATACTGGTTCTCCTGAAGTTCAGATTGCATTATTAACTGAAAGAATTAAAGAGTTAACTGAACATCTAAAAGAACACAAGAATGATAATCATAGCCGCAGAGGGCTACTTAAAATGGTCGGTAGAAGAAAAAGAATGTTAAAATATCTTCAAAATAATGACGTTGAAAGATATCGTGAATTGATATCCAGTCTTGGAATAAGAAAATAA
- the rbfA gene encoding 30S ribosome-binding factor RbfA, which yields MSRNRQRRLSELLKEEISDIILKEVKDPRIGFVSITDVELSGDLRHAKIFFSIIGDQSERDDTLDGLKKATGFIRKLVGERITVYHTPELVFKYDDSIEHGIHISNLIKEVRKEEKEAKSDEEDN from the coding sequence ATGTCAAGAAATAGACAGAGGAGATTATCAGAACTCCTAAAAGAAGAAATAAGTGATATTATTTTAAAGGAAGTTAAGGATCCAAGAATTGGTTTTGTCTCGATTACTGATGTTGAGTTAAGTGGTGACCTAAGACATGCAAAAATCTTTTTTAGCATAATAGGTGATCAGTCTGAACGAGATGATACCCTGGATGGACTTAAGAAAGCTACAGGTTTTATAAGAAAATTAGTTGGTGAGAGAATAACTGTTTATCATACACCAGAATTGGTCTTTAAATATGATGATTCCATTGAACATGGAATCCATATATCTAATTTAATTAAAGAAGTTAGAAAAGAAGAAAAAGAGGCTAAATCCGATGAAGAAGACAACTAA
- a CDS encoding polyribonucleotide nucleotidyltransferase, giving the protein MVKSWEHEINGTKLKLETGKMAKQANGSIMATYGDTSILVTATMSEPRPGVNFLPLMVNYEERIYAIGKIPGSVNRREGRPRDQATLNARLIDRPLRPLFPKGFRHDIQVVATILAVEDDNDPAVVAMNAASAALMISDIPFDGPIAGVRIGLIDGELKINPDEDLSEESDLDLLVAGTEEAVMMVEASANEVSEDVFLDALDLAHEEIKKLAQMQIKMREEIGKEKMEFTPPELPEEYKKQLFEMAEAELRDAVFIKLKQEREEAISNVKDRVYDEFMETLDEEQAEEFDGLIKDELDNVTKKVFREEVMSNGKRPDGRSLDEVRPISAEVDLIPRVHGSGLFTRGETQALSVLTLGSSSDEQTIFGLGDDETKRFMHHYNFPPFCVGETSPMRGPGRREIGHGHLGEKAIGPVLPGQDEFPYTIRLVSEVLESNGSSSQASICGSIMALMDGGVPISAPVSGIAMGLIKEDDDVAILSDIQGFEDHLGDMDFKVAGTKDGITALQMDIKVTGISKDIMRNALEQAKEGRLHILEKMSEAIAEPRPELSPNAPSIITMKIDPEKIRYVIGPGGKMINKIIDETGAKIDIEDDGTVYVMSNDQQGGEEARKMIENLTRDVVVGEIYTGTVKKIMNFGAFAEILPGKEGLIHISELADYHVDKVEDIVSVGDEVPVKVIKIDNQDRINLSRVQALEELDEEDKE; this is encoded by the coding sequence ATGGTAAAATCCTGGGAACATGAGATTAATGGTACTAAATTAAAGCTTGAAACTGGTAAGATGGCAAAACAGGCAAATGGTTCAATAATGGCGACTTATGGTGATACTTCAATACTTGTAACTGCCACTATGTCAGAACCTCGTCCTGGCGTGAATTTCTTGCCGCTAATGGTTAATTATGAAGAAAGAATCTATGCTATCGGTAAAATACCTGGCAGTGTAAACAGACGAGAGGGTAGACCAAGAGATCAAGCAACTTTAAATGCTAGATTAATTGATCGTCCTTTAAGGCCTTTATTTCCAAAAGGGTTTAGACATGATATTCAGGTCGTTGCAACAATACTCGCTGTCGAAGATGACAATGACCCTGCTGTTGTGGCTATGAATGCAGCATCTGCTGCTTTAATGATTTCTGATATACCATTTGATGGTCCGATTGCCGGTGTCAGAATTGGTCTGATTGATGGTGAGCTAAAAATTAATCCTGATGAAGATCTTTCTGAAGAGTCAGATCTTGATCTATTAGTTGCAGGAACAGAAGAGGCAGTTATGATGGTTGAAGCTTCTGCTAATGAGGTTTCTGAAGATGTATTTTTAGATGCTCTTGATTTAGCCCATGAAGAAATTAAAAAGCTGGCTCAAATGCAGATTAAAATGCGTGAAGAAATTGGTAAAGAAAAGATGGAATTTACTCCTCCAGAATTACCAGAGGAATATAAAAAGCAATTATTTGAAATGGCTGAAGCTGAATTGAGAGATGCTGTATTTATTAAGTTAAAGCAGGAAAGAGAAGAAGCTATCAGCAATGTTAAAGATAGAGTTTATGATGAATTTATGGAAACTTTAGATGAAGAACAGGCTGAAGAATTTGATGGTTTAATTAAAGATGAATTAGATAATGTAACTAAAAAAGTCTTTAGAGAAGAAGTTATGAGTAATGGTAAAAGACCGGATGGTCGAAGTCTAGATGAAGTAAGACCGATTTCAGCTGAAGTAGACTTAATTCCTAGAGTTCATGGTTCTGGATTATTCACCAGAGGTGAGACTCAGGCTTTAAGTGTATTAACTCTGGGATCATCCAGTGATGAACAGACTATTTTTGGCCTTGGTGATGATGAGACCAAGAGATTTATGCATCATTATAACTTCCCTCCTTTCTGTGTTGGAGAAACCAGCCCAATGAGAGGTCCTGGCAGAAGAGAGATTGGTCATGGTCATTTAGGAGAAAAAGCAATTGGTCCTGTTTTACCTGGTCAGGATGAATTCCCTTATACAATCAGACTCGTTTCAGAAGTCCTTGAATCCAATGGTTCTTCTTCACAGGCAAGTATCTGTGGAAGCATTATGGCTTTAATGGATGGCGGTGTTCCAATTTCAGCCCCTGTAAGCGGTATTGCTATGGGATTAATAAAAGAAGATGATGATGTGGCAATATTATCTGATATCCAGGGTTTTGAAGATCACTTAGGTGACATGGACTTTAAAGTCGCTGGTACAAAGGATGGAATAACAGCCTTACAGATGGATATTAAAGTTACCGGTATCTCCAAAGATATTATGAGAAATGCTTTAGAGCAGGCAAAAGAAGGAAGACTTCATATCCTTGAAAAGATGTCTGAAGCTATTGCTGAACCCCGTCCTGAACTATCACCAAATGCGCCATCTATAATAACTATGAAAATTGATCCAGAAAAGATCCGTTATGTTATTGGTCCAGGTGGAAAGATGATCAATAAAATAATTGATGAAACTGGTGCAAAAATTGATATTGAAGATGACGGTACAGTCTATGTTATGTCTAATGATCAACAAGGTGGCGAAGAAGCCAGGAAAATGATTGAGAATCTGACTAGAGATGTAGTCGTTGGTGAAATTTATACAGGTACAGTTAAAAAGATCATGAATTTTGGAGCTTTTGCTGAAATTTTACCTGGTAAAGAAGGATTAATTCATATTTCTGAACTGGCTGATTATCATGTTGACAAAGTTGAAGATATTGTCAGTGTTGGTGATGAGGTTCCAGTTAAGGTAATAAAAATAGATAATCAGGATAGAATAAATCTATCACGGGTTCAAGCTCTTGAAGAACTTGATGAAGAAGATAAAGAGTAA
- the truB gene encoding tRNA pseudouridine(55) synthase TruB: MSEYNGILNLLKPPGISSFGMVGWLRRVLDMRKIGHTGTLDPLAAGVLPLCAGKATRIIQFLPEGKKTYICDMKLGISTNTLDLEGKITDRDESWKELKPAIIMDVFKSFQGKIEQVPPMFSAINYKGKRLYQLAREGKEIERESRDVEIFDLEILEINLPNIRFKVTCSKGTYIRSLVRDIGKKLDTEAVMIFLLRTRSGPFDIKNALYPEELERNLTENNREKIFIPLTEYLDFPKLKIKSDAFIRATNGAFLYKEDLLNLNGYEFNKDDDIILYDDDLFISICQVDFEDGRYVLKPDKVFNIEENV; this comes from the coding sequence ATTTCAGAATACAACGGAATTTTAAATTTATTAAAACCTCCTGGGATATCGTCCTTTGGTATGGTTGGCTGGCTTAGAAGGGTTTTAGATATGAGAAAGATTGGTCATACCGGGACCCTTGATCCATTAGCAGCCGGTGTTTTACCTTTATGTGCTGGAAAGGCAACCAGAATTATTCAGTTTTTACCAGAGGGTAAAAAGACTTATATATGTGATATGAAGCTTGGTATTTCAACAAATACCCTTGATTTAGAGGGTAAGATCACTGACAGGGATGAATCCTGGAAAGAATTAAAGCCTGCAATAATCATGGATGTTTTTAAAAGTTTTCAGGGAAAGATAGAACAGGTACCACCAATGTTTTCTGCTATTAATTATAAAGGAAAACGTTTATATCAGCTGGCCCGTGAAGGAAAAGAAATTGAAAGAGAGTCAAGGGATGTAGAAATTTTTGATCTTGAGATACTTGAAATTAATCTTCCTAATATTAGATTTAAGGTTACCTGCTCAAAGGGGACATATATTAGATCTTTAGTAAGAGATATTGGTAAAAAGCTTGATACAGAAGCTGTGATGATATTCTTATTAAGAACCAGATCTGGACCTTTTGATATAAAAAATGCTTTATATCCAGAAGAACTAGAGAGAAATTTAACTGAAAATAATAGAGAAAAAATATTTATTCCTTTAACAGAGTATTTAGATTTCCCTAAATTAAAAATTAAATCTGATGCTTTTATCAGAGCGACTAATGGAGCCTTTTTATATAAAGAAGATTTATTAAATTTGAATGGATATGAATTTAATAAAGACGATGATATAATTTTATATGATGATGATTTATTTATTTCTATATGTCAGGTTGATTTTGAAGATGGTAGGTATGTTCTAAAACCTGATAAGGTATTTAATATAGAAGAAAATGTTTGA
- a CDS encoding DHH family phosphoesterase — MKKTTKKSNNISQVANFIAAWDSFLLIGHEDPDGDCLGSIFSLGLLLKDLDKEVKIGLYKPLNDKYAFINNNLGLDYFIIDESTKINDNNAIIALDSSDSKRLGPAKDLLNNNKVLNIDHHIDNKHFGDLNYISPDSAATGQIIYEIADYMKWKINKDIAYYIAVAVLSDTGFLRYSNTDRSVLQLIDQMMAKGVNIYEINRDLYGRENPKTLKLIGRALNNLNILEDEKIAYLYLEKKDYEELDADYEDKEGIVNFARDIDNIEVGILFNEEDDRIKVSLRSNDYYPVNELAAEFGGGGHPNAAGCGINMDLKTAIEKVINKAIEINQDLRR; from the coding sequence ATGAAGAAGACAACTAAAAAAAGCAATAACATTTCCCAGGTTGCTAACTTTATAGCTGCCTGGGATAGCTTTTTACTAATCGGTCATGAGGATCCTGATGGTGACTGTCTTGGTTCGATTTTTAGTCTTGGATTATTACTTAAAGATTTAGATAAAGAGGTTAAGATTGGGTTATACAAACCTTTAAACGATAAATATGCTTTTATAAATAATAATCTTGGTTTAGATTATTTTATTATTGATGAGTCAACTAAGATCAATGACAATAATGCAATTATAGCTCTTGACTCTAGTGATTCAAAGAGATTAGGACCGGCTAAAGATTTATTAAATAATAATAAAGTTTTAAATATTGATCATCATATAGATAATAAGCATTTCGGTGATCTTAATTATATTTCTCCAGACTCGGCTGCAACAGGTCAGATAATTTATGAAATTGCAGACTATATGAAGTGGAAGATTAATAAAGATATTGCATATTATATTGCTGTAGCAGTTTTATCTGATACAGGTTTTCTTCGCTATAGTAATACTGATAGATCTGTACTTCAATTAATTGATCAGATGATGGCAAAGGGTGTTAATATTTATGAGATTAATAGAGATCTGTATGGCCGAGAAAATCCTAAAACCTTAAAATTAATTGGTAGGGCATTAAACAATTTGAATATATTAGAAGATGAAAAAATTGCCTATCTATATTTAGAAAAGAAAGATTATGAGGAACTAGATGCTGATTATGAGGATAAAGAGGGTATTGTTAATTTTGCCAGAGATATTGATAATATTGAAGTTGGGATTTTGTTCAATGAAGAAGATGATCGGATTAAAGTTAGCCTGAGGTCCAATGATTACTATCCAGTCAATGAACTGGCAGCAGAATTTGGCGGTGGAGGCCATCCAAATGCAGCTGGTTGCGGTATAAACATGGACTTAAAAACGGCCATTGAAAAGGTTATAAATAAGGCAATTGAAATAAATCAGGATCTCAGGAGGTGA
- a CDS encoding helicase C-terminal domain-containing protein, protein MENKLFTEDTIEYMRDQIDAARGQEVFFQGVYDGKQEVLTSIKAVSRGNESMAPAIISNLKPGDVVIHNHPSADLRPSPADIRIASKLGNKGIGFIIINNGVTDSYIVVSPDSIDELELLDKEEIIKYFKPGGQLANSLENYQEREEQIEVLKEIIETFNNNGKLMVEAGTGTGKSFAYLIPALIWSHQNNVPVIISTNTINLQQQLINKDLVFLKEIMPFDFKATLVKGRSNYICYRKLKNILKRNDNNSELKNVAQYIDDQTNKENFDGSKSDLTLKIDNNLWSEFASESDMCLNSACPYLKKCYFQRARKSIYQSDILVVNHHLLLADGILKNKAYSVLPDYQELIIDEAHNLSEVATKISGQDFYPPALNNLINRIMNSTHSPLIRIRKNEYNIHPNDRQQIIDIIDQELFPNLNKIEELNRQYNFELGSFMKKESSRKLRLKENTLKNNDNIEDWKDYGDRLISLLKKTAYKFENLFDLVESNFDIKSTAEENPLIEINAYLSRLNEMADALEVNLNYMDHLDEYVFWIEKSFNRGSNNYIQRNARLEVNEFLNEVIFDKVATNIMTSATLAVNESFDYFKKKLGLNKTGELIVESPFDYKNQIGIYLPEDIPSVYDDDFLNTISDDLIEYIDKKAGRTLILFTSYKMLNQFKEIYRGPLKALNINILAQGDLPRHVILRRLKNKKRQILLGTSSFWEGIDVPGESLAGLVIMKLPFEVPTDPIVAARNDKIRESGGNPFWEESLPAAIIKFKQGFGRLIRSKKDKGEIILLDRRILDKSYGSRFIKSLPKNCKLNKNWPDFKS, encoded by the coding sequence ATGGAAAACAAACTATTTACTGAAGATACAATTGAATATATGCGAGACCAGATTGATGCTGCAAGAGGTCAGGAAGTATTTTTTCAGGGTGTCTATGATGGAAAGCAGGAAGTTTTGACTTCTATTAAAGCAGTCAGCCGGGGTAATGAAAGTATGGCTCCGGCAATTATTAGTAATCTTAAACCAGGTGATGTTGTTATTCATAATCACCCCTCAGCTGATTTGAGACCTTCCCCGGCAGATATTAGAATTGCCTCTAAATTAGGCAATAAAGGAATTGGTTTTATTATTATTAATAATGGTGTTACTGACAGTTATATAGTTGTAAGTCCTGATAGTATTGATGAATTAGAGCTCCTTGATAAAGAGGAGATAATCAAATATTTTAAACCTGGAGGACAGCTTGCTAATTCTCTGGAAAATTATCAGGAAAGAGAAGAGCAGATAGAGGTTTTAAAAGAAATAATTGAGACCTTTAATAATAATGGAAAATTAATGGTTGAGGCTGGCACAGGCACAGGAAAGTCATTTGCCTATCTAATTCCGGCTTTAATCTGGTCCCATCAAAATAATGTACCTGTTATAATCTCTACTAATACAATTAATTTGCAACAGCAGTTAATTAATAAAGACCTGGTCTTTTTAAAAGAAATTATGCCCTTTGATTTTAAGGCCACTCTTGTTAAGGGCAGGTCTAATTATATCTGTTATCGAAAACTAAAAAACATATTAAAGAGAAATGATAATAACTCTGAATTAAAAAATGTGGCTCAGTATATTGATGATCAGACTAATAAAGAGAACTTTGATGGTTCTAAAAGTGATCTTACTTTAAAAATTGATAATAATCTCTGGTCTGAATTTGCTTCAGAGTCGGATATGTGTTTAAACTCAGCCTGCCCTTATCTTAAAAAGTGTTATTTTCAAAGAGCCAGAAAATCAATTTATCAGAGTGATATTTTAGTTGTTAATCACCATCTTTTGCTGGCTGATGGGATTTTAAAGAATAAAGCTTACAGTGTTCTCCCTGACTATCAGGAATTAATTATTGATGAAGCCCATAATTTATCAGAAGTTGCTACAAAGATTAGTGGTCAGGATTTTTATCCGCCAGCATTAAATAATTTAATAAATAGGATAATGAATTCAACTCATTCACCTTTGATCAGAATTCGCAAAAATGAATATAATATCCATCCCAATGATCGCCAACAAATAATTGATATTATTGATCAAGAATTATTCCCTAATCTTAACAAAATTGAAGAATTAAATCGTCAATATAATTTTGAATTAGGCTCTTTTATGAAAAAAGAAAGTTCTAGAAAATTACGGTTAAAAGAAAATACCTTAAAAAATAATGACAATATAGAAGACTGGAAAGATTATGGCGATAGATTAATCTCACTTTTAAAAAAGACTGCCTATAAATTTGAAAACCTATTTGATTTAGTTGAGTCTAATTTTGATATAAAATCAACAGCTGAAGAAAATCCTTTGATTGAGATTAACGCATATTTAAGCAGATTAAACGAGATGGCTGATGCACTTGAGGTTAATTTAAATTATATGGATCATTTAGATGAATATGTATTCTGGATAGAAAAAAGTTTTAATAGAGGAAGCAATAATTATATTCAGAGGAATGCAAGGCTTGAAGTTAATGAATTTTTAAATGAGGTTATTTTTGATAAAGTTGCCACAAATATTATGACTTCAGCTACCCTTGCTGTAAATGAGAGTTTTGATTATTTTAAGAAAAAATTAGGTTTAAATAAGACCGGTGAGCTTATTGTTGAATCACCTTTTGACTATAAAAATCAGATAGGGATTTATCTTCCAGAAGATATTCCCTCTGTTTATGATGATGATTTTTTAAATACAATTTCTGATGATTTAATAGAGTATATTGACAAAAAGGCTGGAAGAACTTTGATTTTATTTACATCCTATAAAATGCTAAATCAATTTAAAGAAATTTATAGAGGGCCATTAAAGGCACTAAATATTAATATTTTAGCCCAGGGAGATCTCCCCAGGCATGTTATCTTAAGGAGATTGAAGAATAAAAAGCGGCAGATCCTGCTTGGGACCAGTAGTTTCTGGGAAGGGATTGATGTTCCAGGAGAATCTCTTGCTGGCCTGGTTATAATGAAGTTGCCCTTTGAGGTTCCAACAGATCCGATAGTTGCTGCTAGAAATGACAAAATTAGAGAATCTGGTGGCAATCCTTTCTGGGAAGAGTCACTCCCGGCAGCTATTATCAAGTTTAAGCAAGGATTTGGCCGTTTAATCAGGTCCAAAAAGGATAAAGGGGAAATCATACTACTGGATAGAAGAATCCTTGATAAGAGCTATGGCAGCAGGTTTATTAAGTCATTGCCAAAGAACTGTAAATTAAATAAAAATTGGCCTGATTTTAAAAGTTAA